A single region of the Schizosaccharomyces osmophilus chromosome 3, complete sequence genome encodes:
- the set7 gene encoding histone lysine H3-K37 methyltransferase Set7 has protein sequence MKTVSLFDRPVEIRDTEAKGRGVFALEPLPAHTCIEVSPVLLFEKDQYANHGQYTILNEYTYVWSNGRQGLALGLGSMFNHDRCPNVYWKKDEPNRCISYFTLREVSPCEELCISYGEHLWFDDGSTSDHNHHDPSEEESSFLQNLLL, from the coding sequence ATTCGAGATACTGAAGCAAAAGGTCGAGGTGTGTTTGCCTTAGAACCCTTACCTGCTCATACCTGTATTGAGGTTAGCCCGGTTTTgttatttgaaaaggatCAATATGCTAACCATGGACAATACACTATTTTAAATGAGTATACTTATGTTTGGTCAAACGGCAGACAGGGATTAGCCCTTGGGTTGGGTAGCATGTTTAATCATGATCGGTGTCCTAATGTTTACTGGAAAAAGGACGAACCAAACCGCTGTATATCTTATTTTACTTTGCGAGAGGTATCTCCTTGTGAAGAATTGTGTATATCTTACGGTGAGCATCTATGGTTCGACGATGGCTCAACTTCTGACCATAATCACCATGATCCTTCTGAAGAGGAAAGtagttttcttcaaaaccTGCTTCTGTAA